The following proteins are encoded in a genomic region of Sorangiineae bacterium MSr12523:
- a CDS encoding Rhs family carbohydrate-binding protein, which yields MNRARWERSVFAPALSGILSVLLVLGGPFEALARAAAMQRTASPPIEDEDPREKGPTPAPNVHKSVAARDVGVPETPSGAHLATEVLPVPLLPTYVVRMSQGLSGDPWTLFDGRSDTAIEAAAGAPVRVEVQLQEPTKLAALSLLGPADGAISVFAQGEGFELRPLAGLSNVPVRAAAGTWTRIATTESTPVKRLVIEWAGKTSRGPGEIGLWGFASPRRGVADAELADQILSGVALGAMAVRATPNEGRVARVTLGTSAANQPAVFHAMLDADPRSLTRAFLVYELAGLGHWTEAVRQINGASIQGGNRVAATNASSVMGDGGLQVEEIAPSALHQGDNEIRFLPLPGLNALDYGVRHLRIVGVPLGRVVENPPGASEGKERRIALESPSHVHDLVFELGKQTDRHLLVRAAGIGAKSAPVRIDLKGLEAGWHRVDAGRLPVTNSLSVMLEGTKARGVLPVEDDHRVVSAVAVTVSAVPRQGDGARIAVSYPLHGECVGHKAYVRGFVTANAGDRLAAFAVNGQKAESLGDDASFSAAVPEPDFFVGRSWDVSLQATMASGRVLQRSVRVGPCLDPAKKSDASLVEDDGAPFGEVVRAGEARTIAFGGAKLDIPAGAVDKDVRITVRPLVPAQVPAMSRGMANVSPDGRAFRFGPHGLKFKKPVTITLPYDRASLGEAMHERHIFSFYYDEPLGKWQRIGRVGGAENGELSGLTEHFTDFVNATLAMPDAPGPASFNPNEMKGISVGSPSAAIELIAPPQGNSSGSATLSYPVEVPPGRGGIEPHLAFTYNSAKTNGWLGAGWDLSVSSIEIDTRFGAASYGEVQGLKDTYAIDGDELTPVLGSETLYRRRVEGRFERIERLVEAPCVTGWKVTDRAGTVFTYGSDASAVLADPNQACHVFRWGLREVKDTFGNVMRVTYAKDIDVTRDANGNPAGDRFAQLYPERIDYTANDGGGLVAPYRVLFVRDAAGSRPDIMSSGRGGFLERTRHRLDHVDVLYQSKIIRRYQLAYEASSQEHFFKSLLHSIEVRGLDSRTQLDEHVFDYTAMHTTGGQIDAFDTPKSWGTTSTGDPLSHVNDWNAGLSGNVGIGFTGIFKATVGGGAHGGAQATHRMLLDWNGDGMPDLLSDGSGGSFNFLRPGLSTSQPSNSHLYDQPLLGLESLGRTSNLGWSAKGSIKLFEAVGGSASYTRTSSEDGTILADANGDGFIDVVRIDEGVVKYFPGDGAGHFGAPTSLSEPVRPVSSRGSIDASLQKQAATTGFHRVAPLVQWLAPFDGTVLFTGAIQKLHAGGNGLVATVFHNGNQVWSRFIAANDLNACVPSGSNACGGGISIPVAAGDRIYTELNPFHDPSGPDTQLAQESQLNDTAWNPTITYDVAAGVRELKQPDGSYIYRYEYAADHRVAGQTKVTWTAPFDTHAQLGAMFAKESTPIGVHASILLIDTFGHDKEIFGQDFGAEAAPAPVPIILDDADLKEGDRIAFRVSPINPNGPAASAVSFDPQRIHWAPYVTHRTYCKVDAQDHRVCGPVSCTTPDPGSPQVVCKMQNDPDPNATIPIELISQPAQVFFPYGQTLPNKPLEAYVVPTTGDVVIEGTLKLPAPGFAAVLVQGVNQLYSSTLITDTTSILHVTVPGAHAGDPLFINIYGDPSLANGVFGNVTANGSAMPVNTRWYDGTQELPDPITGLPAHPMGGGYHRWYTGFYNGDLPFDEFKITFPYNNKGELRQVPPSFDLPIPNRIDTSSGVPTFAWDGPGSAYIAAGVQNPTRAGSVGAVNGIGGVGSLRAATTWDLRLEADFGFGGIAFNEGATSSDHDFFDFNGDHYADAVSHGGLVQLSNGRTFFATVPVPQLPSLDSLHQSRHAAISAHAGLDVQLVNSTSSDGKSKKRFMAGFSKGVDYGYTSGLVDWVDVNSDGLPDAVTRNPDASDSNQFRVRLNYGYRLGNEIPWTTGQWQQRDVGPSGGGFEGAGHSITKSAVDFLVDKFSIDIGVDSVRLQDSGSKSTGIGVGGGGGSAGIGGGAGWTYNVTRTLVDLVDVTGDGLPDQIMRKPGETGVLRVHQNLGDKFDPNEVLWKVPDWGIPMDGDYNFLGGLDDALEMRRAKTYSYNFKVEVCFFICIGVEGYYADGSSSAHTAMTDIDGDGRVDMVYKNGNNVLVKRNLIGAVNLLSAVHRPLGSNIALEYEREGNLVLLNRPNGLPKIDEPTNKYVLTKVDVDDGRGNHYARTIHYEPSGIYDRIERDDFGFANVSTTLEDGSVDEIEYLNRDFYRKGFVVRASTRDSSGALYTSNQFVYDDPANVSAPPREGSFFPKELSRISYWYEGTTSDLSQPRKAASEERVWDDNGNVTDLKVFAEDGPEDDVLYHVDYDPALAAQGIFRSSAVTAKDHSGSILRNRQASYYATGALKTLTNVVIGGKDPATGSPYTGDPATNPTWQFRYDPYGNLQETTDPRGYKLTYAYDDVARTYRTSILDSFGYISSSVPNYYFGTVEWTNDVNKQSNHFVFDDFGRLSAVYGPNDIGSNEPTISFGYSYQGNASALPAYAITAHKDVLHPGDPLVTATFIDGLDRVIQTKKDIEKDTGAGTAVGMIVSGALQFDARGRVVQQGQPIFDTSDAANFVLAPMKNPTLFTYDVLGRTRSTQTPDGALSTTTYGFGTLDGVTRLTTTVRDPNVNAAGGLPGSAMTTYRDVRGLVLAVEESNRLAGGAPTPLVTRYAYNPVEELVRVTDAKGNVTTADYDTVGRMVSLTSPDSGRTDLSFDLSGNLGSKQTAKLRGTHEGIRYHYDFNRLKKIEYPYMPAVTYAYGDASQSGDQAGNLAGRVTVETSEAGAKTYRYDRLGNVIEQRWVLNPLQSIPPTETYDRTMSWAYDSFGRVLSMQFPGEEIETVTYGYDRGGNVTSAVGTMPSSGPSGGTITTPYLNFIGYDEFEQRTRLVSGNGITTKYGYDPLTRRLTEVNADYRDPYLVFHELPPRPMQRLRYSYDPVGNVTQMRNDAPFDPDRAMTVAVGTVAQNFTYDDLYQLKTANGVHQEDDPWRTTYGLAFNYDGIGNIVQKAQRVEHETFFRGEWQKDYPLTDVTYTADYTYGGTRPHAPTRIVDTLAGPGEGHDTKTRLIEYDLDGNQAETAYGDPDVRRTLEWDEEDRVKHVVERNNMQLARALYDGAGERAVNLQWLEEETAYFGPNLTLRDGKVPTKHIFAGPSRIASKTGEGPEWVHPSTTVYLHDDRLGSTNYVTSSEQEIVAHQEYFPTGELWVDESNPTVKVGPKYLFTGKELDAATGLYYFGARYYDPRISQWNSPDPILRKYLTGGGPNGGVYSPLNLGLYTYTFNNPVGLVDPTGHAPGDPWYVRTGKGLLGVGIGVVQGVVPFAAAASQPHPDADFEFGRGLGLISGGLYTSVQGGSAGLTGAACTVVTDGACAPVGVPLAAVGSTVAAGGVYNMAQGVKAVQGAIKKAEQAKPEEPSRTQAPPAAKSPQQEIAKGDYRGRYNQSLSQKGKQELPSEWDAHHRIPQDYREHPDFKGFDFDAPENIQGVSSSRNAGFNVHNDITQEWAEFQNGFDARGQTPSRQQIENFANHIDDKYGHTFWEPVK from the coding sequence AGGGCGAAGGTTTCGAGCTCCGTCCTCTAGCAGGCTTGAGCAACGTTCCGGTACGCGCCGCGGCGGGTACCTGGACGCGGATCGCGACCACCGAATCGACGCCGGTGAAACGGCTTGTCATTGAGTGGGCCGGGAAGACGTCACGCGGTCCGGGCGAGATCGGGCTTTGGGGCTTCGCGTCGCCGAGGCGCGGTGTCGCGGACGCCGAGCTCGCAGACCAGATCCTCTCGGGGGTAGCACTCGGAGCCATGGCAGTTCGCGCGACGCCAAACGAGGGCCGTGTCGCGCGTGTGACGCTGGGCACGAGCGCCGCGAACCAGCCCGCCGTGTTCCACGCGATGCTCGACGCCGACCCGCGCTCGCTGACGCGGGCGTTTCTCGTCTACGAGCTCGCGGGTCTCGGTCACTGGACCGAAGCGGTGCGCCAGATCAACGGTGCATCCATCCAGGGAGGCAACCGCGTCGCGGCCACGAACGCTTCGAGTGTCATGGGCGATGGGGGGCTTCAAGTCGAGGAGATCGCCCCGTCTGCGCTCCACCAGGGGGACAACGAGATTCGTTTCTTGCCACTTCCGGGGTTGAACGCGCTCGATTACGGTGTGCGCCACCTCCGTATCGTCGGCGTGCCCCTTGGTCGCGTCGTGGAGAATCCTCCCGGTGCCTCGGAAGGGAAGGAGCGTCGTATAGCGCTCGAATCGCCCTCTCACGTGCACGATCTCGTCTTCGAGCTCGGGAAGCAGACGGACAGGCATCTGCTCGTTCGCGCCGCGGGGATAGGGGCGAAAAGCGCGCCGGTGCGTATCGACTTGAAGGGCCTGGAGGCGGGGTGGCACCGAGTGGATGCCGGGCGGCTCCCGGTGACCAATTCGCTGTCCGTCATGCTTGAGGGCACGAAGGCGCGGGGTGTCCTTCCCGTCGAGGATGACCACCGCGTCGTGTCCGCCGTCGCCGTTACCGTGAGCGCCGTACCCCGCCAAGGTGACGGGGCGCGAATCGCGGTGAGCTATCCGCTTCACGGTGAGTGCGTCGGTCACAAGGCTTACGTGCGCGGGTTCGTCACGGCCAACGCCGGTGACCGCTTGGCTGCGTTTGCGGTCAACGGGCAAAAGGCCGAGTCCCTTGGGGACGATGCGAGCTTTTCGGCTGCGGTTCCAGAGCCCGACTTCTTCGTGGGTCGCTCGTGGGATGTGTCGCTGCAAGCCACCATGGCGAGCGGCAGGGTGCTCCAACGGTCCGTGCGTGTTGGTCCGTGCCTCGATCCGGCAAAGAAGAGCGATGCCAGCCTTGTCGAAGACGATGGGGCGCCGTTCGGTGAAGTCGTGCGCGCCGGAGAAGCGAGGACGATCGCCTTCGGCGGGGCAAAGCTCGATATCCCCGCCGGGGCTGTCGATAAGGACGTCCGCATCACGGTGCGACCGCTTGTGCCGGCGCAGGTTCCTGCCATGTCGCGCGGGATGGCGAACGTCTCGCCCGATGGTCGCGCGTTTCGGTTCGGGCCGCACGGGTTGAAGTTCAAGAAGCCGGTCACGATCACGCTTCCATACGACCGCGCCTCGCTCGGCGAAGCGATGCATGAAAGGCACATTTTTTCGTTCTACTACGATGAGCCGCTCGGCAAATGGCAGCGCATCGGGCGCGTGGGTGGCGCGGAGAACGGTGAACTTTCGGGGCTGACCGAGCACTTCACGGACTTCGTCAACGCCACGTTGGCAATGCCCGACGCGCCTGGCCCGGCCTCCTTTAATCCGAATGAAATGAAGGGAATCTCGGTCGGCAGTCCTTCGGCGGCCATCGAGTTGATTGCCCCGCCGCAAGGCAATTCATCCGGCTCTGCGACGCTTTCCTATCCGGTCGAGGTACCGCCCGGCCGGGGCGGAATCGAGCCGCATCTTGCGTTTACATACAACAGCGCGAAAACGAATGGATGGCTCGGTGCGGGTTGGGACCTCTCCGTATCGAGCATTGAAATCGACACCCGCTTCGGTGCGGCCTCGTATGGGGAAGTCCAGGGCCTAAAGGACACATATGCCATTGATGGAGACGAGCTAACGCCCGTTCTTGGTTCCGAGACACTTTATCGGCGGCGCGTTGAAGGCCGTTTCGAGCGCATCGAACGCCTGGTGGAGGCTCCGTGTGTCACGGGCTGGAAGGTGACCGATAGGGCAGGCACCGTGTTCACGTACGGAAGCGACGCTTCCGCCGTACTCGCCGATCCCAATCAGGCGTGCCACGTGTTCCGATGGGGCCTTCGCGAAGTGAAAGACACCTTCGGCAACGTGATGCGCGTCACGTACGCCAAAGACATCGACGTTACGCGTGATGCCAACGGCAATCCGGCAGGAGACCGTTTCGCGCAGCTCTATCCCGAGCGCATCGACTACACCGCCAACGACGGCGGCGGGCTTGTTGCTCCTTACCGGGTTCTGTTCGTACGCGATGCAGCCGGCTCACGGCCGGACATTATGTCGTCGGGCCGGGGCGGCTTCCTGGAGCGGACGCGCCATCGCCTGGACCACGTCGATGTGCTCTACCAGTCAAAGATTATCCGCCGCTACCAGCTGGCATACGAGGCGTCGTCGCAGGAACACTTTTTCAAGAGTCTCCTTCATTCGATCGAGGTTCGAGGGCTCGACTCCAGGACGCAGCTCGACGAGCACGTTTTCGACTACACGGCGATGCACACCACGGGCGGGCAGATCGACGCTTTCGACACGCCGAAGTCGTGGGGCACGACATCGACCGGCGATCCACTTTCGCACGTGAACGACTGGAACGCGGGCCTCAGTGGTAACGTGGGCATCGGCTTTACGGGGATCTTCAAGGCTACGGTGGGCGGAGGCGCTCACGGTGGCGCCCAAGCCACCCATCGGATGCTCCTCGATTGGAACGGCGATGGCATGCCCGATCTGCTCTCCGATGGGTCAGGCGGAAGCTTCAATTTTCTGCGACCCGGATTATCCACTTCGCAACCGAGTAACTCGCACCTTTACGATCAACCCCTCTTGGGGCTCGAAAGCCTTGGGCGTACGAGCAACCTGGGCTGGAGCGCCAAGGGCAGCATCAAGCTTTTCGAAGCGGTCGGCGGCAGCGCCTCCTATACGCGAACATCGTCGGAGGACGGCACGATCCTCGCCGATGCAAACGGTGATGGCTTCATCGATGTGGTGCGGATCGACGAAGGCGTCGTCAAATATTTCCCCGGTGACGGAGCCGGGCATTTTGGTGCCCCTACGTCCCTATCCGAGCCTGTGCGACCCGTCTCGAGTCGCGGCTCCATCGATGCGTCCTTGCAAAAGCAAGCGGCTACTACGGGCTTTCATCGCGTCGCGCCCCTGGTGCAGTGGCTTGCACCCTTCGATGGGACGGTCCTCTTCACGGGTGCAATCCAAAAGCTTCACGCCGGCGGCAACGGACTCGTAGCGACCGTCTTCCATAACGGAAACCAGGTGTGGTCGCGGTTCATTGCGGCGAACGATCTCAACGCCTGCGTGCCATCCGGCAGCAATGCGTGCGGCGGCGGCATTTCGATCCCGGTAGCGGCCGGTGACCGCATCTACACCGAATTGAACCCCTTCCACGATCCAAGTGGGCCCGATACGCAGCTTGCGCAAGAATCGCAACTCAACGACACGGCATGGAATCCGACGATCACCTATGACGTGGCGGCCGGCGTACGGGAACTGAAACAACCGGATGGCTCGTACATTTACCGTTACGAGTATGCTGCCGATCATCGAGTAGCGGGGCAAACCAAGGTGACCTGGACGGCACCTTTCGACACCCATGCACAGCTCGGCGCGATGTTCGCCAAGGAATCCACCCCGATCGGGGTGCACGCGAGCATTCTCCTGATCGACACGTTCGGTCACGATAAGGAGATTTTTGGCCAGGACTTCGGTGCAGAAGCTGCGCCGGCCCCCGTCCCCATCATCCTCGACGATGCTGATCTCAAGGAAGGAGACCGCATCGCATTTCGCGTGAGCCCAATCAATCCGAATGGTCCCGCGGCAAGCGCCGTATCATTTGATCCGCAGCGTATTCACTGGGCTCCGTATGTTACCCACCGGACGTACTGCAAGGTCGACGCGCAGGATCATCGTGTGTGTGGACCGGTCTCGTGTACGACCCCTGATCCTGGTTCGCCTCAAGTCGTTTGCAAAATGCAGAACGACCCAGATCCGAACGCGACGATCCCGATCGAGCTCATCTCACAGCCGGCACAGGTCTTTTTTCCATACGGCCAAACGTTGCCCAACAAGCCGCTGGAAGCCTACGTGGTCCCCACGACAGGGGATGTGGTCATCGAAGGAACTCTGAAGCTGCCCGCCCCGGGGTTCGCCGCGGTCTTGGTTCAAGGAGTTAATCAGCTCTACTCCAGTACGTTGATTACGGATACTACCAGTATCCTTCACGTCACCGTGCCCGGCGCCCACGCCGGTGACCCTCTCTTCATCAACATCTATGGCGATCCAAGCCTCGCCAACGGCGTGTTCGGCAACGTCACCGCCAATGGATCCGCGATGCCGGTCAACACCCGCTGGTACGACGGCACGCAAGAGTTGCCCGATCCTATTACGGGCCTTCCCGCGCATCCGATGGGCGGTGGGTACCATCGATGGTACACGGGGTTCTACAACGGCGATCTTCCCTTCGACGAGTTCAAGATCACGTTCCCCTACAACAACAAAGGGGAGTTGCGGCAGGTGCCCCCAAGTTTTGATCTGCCCATCCCGAATCGCATCGATACGAGCTCCGGGGTGCCCACCTTCGCGTGGGATGGTCCTGGTAGCGCGTACATCGCAGCAGGCGTGCAGAACCCCACGCGGGCCGGTTCCGTTGGGGCCGTCAATGGCATTGGTGGTGTGGGTTCCTTAAGAGCGGCAACGACCTGGGACCTTCGCCTGGAAGCCGACTTTGGCTTCGGTGGCATCGCCTTCAACGAAGGAGCCACATCGAGCGATCACGACTTCTTCGATTTCAACGGCGACCACTATGCGGACGCCGTGTCCCACGGTGGTCTGGTCCAGCTCAGTAATGGCAGGACGTTCTTCGCCACCGTCCCCGTTCCGCAGCTTCCCAGCCTCGATTCTCTCCATCAGAGCCGGCACGCCGCCATCAGCGCTCATGCGGGACTCGATGTGCAGCTGGTTAATTCCACATCCAGCGACGGAAAGTCGAAGAAGCGGTTCATGGCCGGCTTCAGCAAAGGAGTCGACTACGGCTACACGAGTGGCCTCGTTGATTGGGTGGACGTCAACTCGGACGGTTTACCTGACGCGGTCACGCGAAATCCAGATGCCTCGGACTCGAACCAATTCCGAGTCCGCCTCAATTACGGCTATCGCCTCGGCAATGAGATCCCGTGGACGACGGGACAATGGCAGCAACGCGATGTCGGCCCCAGTGGCGGAGGTTTCGAGGGGGCCGGCCATAGCATCACCAAGTCCGCGGTCGACTTCTTGGTCGACAAGTTCAGCATCGACATCGGTGTTGATTCGGTTCGTCTGCAAGACAGTGGTTCGAAGAGCACAGGCATCGGTGTTGGTGGCGGTGGAGGGAGCGCTGGCATCGGAGGCGGGGCCGGCTGGACGTACAACGTCACCCGAACTTTGGTCGACTTGGTGGACGTGACGGGCGACGGTTTGCCCGACCAAATCATGCGCAAGCCGGGCGAAACCGGCGTGCTGCGCGTTCATCAGAATCTCGGAGACAAATTCGACCCGAACGAGGTCCTTTGGAAGGTGCCCGATTGGGGCATCCCCATGGACGGGGATTACAACTTCCTCGGGGGGCTCGACGACGCGCTCGAAATGCGTCGCGCGAAAACCTACTCGTACAACTTCAAGGTCGAAGTCTGCTTCTTCATCTGCATCGGGGTGGAAGGCTACTACGCGGACGGCTCGAGCTCCGCTCACACGGCCATGACGGACATCGACGGCGATGGCCGCGTGGACATGGTCTACAAGAACGGAAACAATGTTCTGGTCAAAAGGAATCTCATCGGTGCGGTGAACCTGCTTTCGGCCGTGCATCGCCCCCTCGGCAGCAACATCGCGCTGGAGTACGAGCGAGAAGGCAACCTCGTGCTCCTCAATCGGCCGAACGGGTTGCCGAAGATCGACGAGCCCACGAACAAGTATGTGCTGACCAAGGTCGACGTCGACGACGGGCGGGGTAACCACTACGCGCGGACGATCCACTACGAGCCGAGCGGCATCTATGACCGGATCGAGCGCGATGACTTCGGCTTCGCCAACGTGAGCACCACCCTGGAAGACGGCAGCGTCGATGAAATCGAATATCTCAATCGCGATTTCTACCGCAAAGGATTCGTGGTCCGAGCGTCCACGCGTGACAGCTCGGGGGCGCTCTACACCTCGAACCAGTTCGTCTACGACGACCCCGCGAATGTCAGCGCACCGCCGCGCGAAGGCTCCTTCTTCCCGAAGGAACTTTCACGCATCTCTTATTGGTACGAAGGCACCACGAGCGATCTTTCCCAGCCTCGTAAAGCAGCCTCCGAAGAGCGCGTGTGGGACGATAACGGCAACGTCACGGACCTGAAGGTCTTTGCCGAAGATGGGCCGGAGGACGATGTCCTTTATCACGTCGATTACGATCCGGCGCTGGCCGCGCAAGGCATTTTCCGTTCGAGCGCAGTGACGGCGAAAGACCACAGCGGCAGCATCTTGCGCAATCGGCAAGCGAGTTACTACGCGACGGGTGCGCTCAAAACGCTGACCAACGTGGTCATCGGTGGAAAGGATCCCGCGACGGGAAGCCCCTACACCGGGGATCCAGCAACCAATCCAACGTGGCAGTTCCGCTACGATCCTTACGGAAACCTGCAAGAGACGACGGATCCGCGCGGCTACAAGCTCACCTACGCCTACGACGACGTCGCGCGGACGTACCGCACGAGCATCTTGGATTCGTTCGGTTACATCTCATCGTCGGTGCCGAACTACTACTTCGGCACGGTCGAGTGGACCAACGACGTCAACAAGCAGTCGAACCACTTCGTTTTTGACGATTTTGGTCGTCTCTCCGCGGTTTATGGGCCGAACGACATCGGCTCGAACGAGCCGACGATCTCCTTTGGCTATAGCTACCAAGGCAACGCAAGTGCATTGCCGGCATACGCCATCACCGCGCACAAGGACGTACTCCATCCGGGCGATCCGCTCGTTACGGCGACGTTCATTGACGGCCTCGATCGTGTCATTCAGACCAAGAAGGACATCGAAAAGGACACTGGCGCCGGTACCGCGGTCGGCATGATTGTCAGCGGGGCGCTCCAATTCGATGCGCGCGGCCGGGTGGTGCAGCAAGGACAACCCATTTTCGATACGAGCGACGCAGCCAATTTCGTGCTCGCTCCAATGAAGAACCCTACGTTGTTCACCTACGACGTGCTCGGGCGCACGCGTTCGACGCAAACACCGGATGGCGCGCTGAGCACGACGACCTACGGCTTTGGAACGCTCGACGGTGTCACGCGCCTCACGACCACGGTGCGCGATCCGAATGTCAACGCTGCCGGTGGGCTCCCCGGCTCGGCCATGACGACCTATCGCGATGTGCGAGGACTCGTGCTCGCCGTGGAAGAGTCCAACCGGCTTGCGGGCGGTGCACCGACACCGCTGGTCACGCGCTACGCCTACAACCCCGTCGAAGAGCTGGTGCGGGTGACCGATGCGAAGGGCAATGTCACCACGGCCGATTACGACACGGTCGGCCGCATGGTGTCGCTCACGAGTCCGGACTCAGGCCGAACGGATTTGAGCTTCGATCTATCGGGCAACCTCGGCAGCAAGCAGACGGCCAAGCTTCGCGGAACTCACGAGGGCATCCGCTACCACTACGACTTCAATCGTTTGAAGAAGATTGAATACCCGTACATGCCGGCGGTGACGTACGCCTACGGCGACGCTTCGCAGTCGGGAGACCAGGCAGGCAATCTCGCCGGACGCGTTACGGTCGAAACCAGCGAAGCAGGCGCCAAGACCTACCGCTACGACCGGCTCGGAAACGTCATCGAGCAGCGCTGGGTCCTCAATCCGCTGCAGTCCATCCCGCCGACCGAGACGTACGACCGCACGATGTCGTGGGCCTACGATTCCTTCGGCCGTGTGCTCTCGATGCAGTTCCCCGGTGAAGAAATCGAGACCGTCACCTACGGCTACGACCGCGGTGGAAACGTGACAAGCGCCGTCGGCACCATGCCGTCGAGTGGCCCGAGCGGGGGGACCATCACCACGCCGTATTTGAACTTCATCGGCTACGACGAATTCGAGCAGCGCACGCGCCTCGTCTCGGGCAACGGTATCACCACGAAGTACGGCTACGACCCGCTCACGCGTCGCTTGACCGAGGTCAACGCCGATTACCGCGATCCGTACCTCGTCTTCCACGAGCTTCCGCCGCGGCCGATGCAGCGCCTTCGCTACAGCTACGATCCCGTCGGCAACGTTACGCAAATGCGCAACGATGCACCGTTCGATCCCGATCGAGCGATGACGGTCGCGGTGGGCACTGTCGCGCAGAACTTCACATACGACGACCTTTACCAACTCAAGACGGCCAACGGCGTGCACCAGGAGGACGATCCCTGGCGGACGACGTACGGGCTCGCGTTCAACTACGATGGCATCGGCAACATTGTCCAAAAGGCCCAGCGGGTCGAACACGAGACGTTCTTCCGGGGCGAGTGGCAGAAAGACTACCCGCTCACCGATGTGACCTACACCGCCGATTACACGTACGGCGGGACGCGCCCGCATGCGCCGACGCGGATCGTTGACACGCTCGCCGGGCCCGGCGAAGGGCACGACACGAAAACACGGCTCATCGAGTACGACCTCGACGGCAACCAAGCGGAAACGGCGTACGGCGATCCCGACGTGAGACGAACGCTCGAGTGGGATGAGGAAGATCGCGTCAAACACGTCGTCGAACGCAACAACATGCAGCTTGCTCGCGCCCTCTACGACGGTGCCGGCGAGCGCGCCGTGAATCTGCAATGGCTCGAAGAGGAGACCGCCTACTTCGGCCCGAACCTCACGTTGCGTGATGGGAAGGTACCCACGAAGCATATCTTCGCCGGGCCGTCCCGCATCGCAAGCAAGACCGGCGAGGGCCCCGAATGGGTGCATCCATCGACGACGGTCTATCTGCACGATGATCGTCTTGGAAGCACCAACTACGTCACCAGCTCCGAGCAGGAGATCGTCGCGCACCAAGAGTACTTCCCTACGGGCGAGCTCTGGGTCGACGAAAGCAATCCGACCGTGAAGGTCGGACCGAAGTACCTCTTCACGGGCAAGGAGCTCGATGCTGCAACGGGTCTCTACTACTTCGGGGCCCGCTACTACGACCCGCGGATCAGCCAATGGAATTCGCCGGACCCGATTCTTCGGAAGTACCTCACCGGCGGTGGCCCCAACGGTGGTGTGTATTCGCCGCTGAATCTCGGACTCTATACGTACACGTTCAACAACCCGGTCGGGCTGGTTGACCCGACCGGTCACGCTCCCGGTGACCCGTGGTACGTCCGTACGGGCAAAGGTTTGCTCGGCGTTGGGATTGGGGTTGTACAGGGCGTGGTGCCGTTCGCCGCGGCCGCCTCTCAGCCGCATCCGGATGCGGATTTCGAGTTTGGTCGCGGCCTGGGTCTCATTTCGGGCGGCCTCTACACCAGCGTACAGGGCGGTAGTGCTGGCTTGACCGGCGCTGCATGCACCGTGGTGACCGACGGAGCTTGCGCCCCGGTAGGGGTGCCGCTGGCTGCCGTCGGGAGTACGGTGGCGGCGGGGGGCGTGTACAACATGGCCCAAGGCGTCAAGGCCGTTCAAGGCGCCATCAAGAAGGCCGAGCAAGCCAAACCGGAGGAGCCTTCACGGACCCAAGCGCCTCCTGCGGCCAAGAGCCCGCAGCAAGAAATCGCCAAGGGCGACTATCGAGGCCGATACAACCAGTCCTTGAGCCAAAAAGGTAAACAGGAGCTACCATCCGAATGGGATGCCCACCATCGGATTCCGCAGGATTATCGAGAGCATCCGGATTTCAAAGGGTTCGACTTCGATGCGCCGGAAAACATCCAGGGAGTCTCAAGCAGCCGAAATGCCGGGTTCAATGTGCACAACGACATTACTCAGGAGTGGGCCGAGTTCCAGAATGGCTTCGACGCCCGCGGGCAGACACCTTCGCGACAGCAAATCGAAAATTTCGCCAACCACATAGACGACAAGTACGGCCATACTTTTTGGGAACCAGTAAAGTAA